ACCAACTGAGCTAAGCGCCCGCTGTGCACGACTGCGGAATTTTGGGTTTGGCTTCGGCGATTTTGCAATCGCCGGTCTTTTCAAGCCTGTTTTTCACGCGCAAACTTCTGCGGCCTAGCGGCTCAACAGGCGGGTTCGGCGGGCGCGGCGTTCGGCTCGCAAGCGTGCGCGGCGGTTGGTTTCACTTGGCTTTTCGTAGTATTCGCGGCGGCGCATCTCTTTCTTGATGCCGCTACGCTCGACCAATTTCCGAAATCGGCGGACAGCTTCTTGGATCGTTTCCCTGTCCCGAACTACTAACTTAACCATCTTTGCTCCGAATTCATCTGAGAGAATTTTCTCCCCAACTGAGGGAATTGCAATGGAATCCGCCACTTGGCGGGCACGCGCGTGGCGGCAGTTTAGCCGTTTGACCCCAATTTCAGCAATGGCCATACGCCCGTCCTTACTGACTTTTCCGGTCGGCAGGATTTGCCCGGACGCGTCAGTTTAAAAGCTAAATGACGACACCACTGTTCGGGAAGGTCGGGGTGACCGCTAGAGACGGAAAAAGCGGCAATCTTTACCAGCTTTGACGGATCGTTGCGATCGGTTCGGGGGTGCCGAATGACGCAAGAACGGCCGATCTGAATTCAAAGACCGGGTCGGTTTTTCGACTTGGTCGCGTCGGCAGAGTTCGGATCGCTCTGCCGTAACCCGAATTTTCACCCCGAGTCGTCGATGTCGCCCACTCCCACATCCCAGGTTGCTGATCAAGAGCCTGGTCACTTGCTTCGCGACTTGGAGCGACGCCAGGACGATGTTCTTAGCCAATTGGATGCACTTGATGCCAAGCTGACGGAAGTCCTTCGCGGTCTGGGTGTGACCATGGAAGACGAAATTGACGAGACGTTGGTTTGAGCTACATTCGCAATCGTCGTTAGTCTTTGGCAATCGTGATCTGAGCGACGAGCAGGGCGATTGCCGGCGCTAAGAACCATACGAAACGTGCTTCGTAGCCGTCCACTTTCGTCGTCTCGAATTCTTGTTGTTCGACCGTCGCGATATAGCCGTGGTACACATCGGCCATATTCACTTGTTTCGTTCCGGCTGGAATGTAGGCGCCGCCCGTTTCGGTTGCGACGCGAGCTAGTATGTCGCCATTCAGTTTCGAAAGCACCGTTTCGCCGTCGTGCTGCACAAACGTTGAACGGCCTGTTCGCGTCTTGACGGGAATTCGTGCTCCTGCGTCGAGATCGCCCAATCCGATCGTGAAGATCGTGATTCCCTTTTCTTCTTTGGCCCGTTTGGCCGCTTCGACGGGCTTGCTCTCCATGTCTTCGCCGTCCGTCACCAACACCATTGCTTTATGTTCGTTGGTTTGGGTCAAGTAGCCTACCGCAGCAACCGTGATGGCGTCGCCTAGACGCGAGCCACCGCGAACCAGGTTATCGGGGCCGACTTCATCCAATCTTGACTTGAAATCGTCATAGTGGCTGGTCATGGGAATTTGCTGTTTGACTTCGCCGGCAAATAAAACCAGTCCGACTCGATCGCCAGCCATTTCGTCGATCGTGTCTTTGATCATCTGTTTGGCGCGGTCCAGTCGCGATGGAGTGACGTCTTCGGCAAGCATGCTTCGCGATACGTCGAGAACAAACATGACTTCGATTCCTGATTGGGGAACCGGGCGTGACACTTGTCCCCAACGCACGTCCAGCAAGGCAGCAACTAACAGTGCCAGCGATGTGATGGCCAAAGCGAGTGACGCCGCATTTCGAATTTGATTCGTTCGGCCGAGCACGCGCTGGCGCATTTCAGATGTGACGAATTTTGTGGCGGCACGACGTGCCGAAGCCATCGACAACAACCAAATCAATGCGACCGCGAGCACGACCCAAAGGAGGTGCATGCGAAGCGGCGATCCGATTTGTAGTTCACTGAGGCTCATGTGTTACCCAAAGTTAACTGAATACACGAAAGACAGTGCGTCGTAGCGCCATTGCCATGGTGATCAATGCAAATGCGATCGATAGCAACGGCGGAATCGCAGTGCCGTCGATGCGGACGGTTTGGACAGCCATTTCGCGATAGTCGGCAAACGATTGAGTTTCGATTTTCGTCTTTTCGAGTTGGTCGATCTCGTCATAGATCGTTTCGAGCGAATCGGTGTCGGTCGCGCGGAAGTATTTGCCGCCCGTTTCGTCGGCAATTTTGGTCAAGGTTTCTTCGTCGATGGTTACGTTCACATAATCAACCAAAATTTGGCCTGATCGCGTTCGGCGAACCGGAAACGGTGCCTGGCCTTTGGTGCCGACGCCGATGGTGTAGATCTTGACCTTCATCGCCTTAGCCAATTCGGCAGCCGCTTGAGGTTCGATCTCGCCGGCCGTGTTCTCTCCATCGGTCAACAATATAATGACTTTGCTTTGCTTCGACTTCGTTTCACCGTTGTCCAGCGACGCCAACTTGTCGACCGCCAGGCTGATTGCATCGCCGATCGCGGTTCCGTCTTCGTCGCTATCGGTGACGATGCGCGTGTTGTCGAGCTGGGCGATCAGGAAGGCATGATCGAGCGTGGGTGGTGTGATGGCATCGGCGTAACCGGCGAACGTAACCAGCCCGACTAGGTCGCTGGCCCGTCCCGATGGCTTGTCGGTTTCACTTTCGTTGCCGAGGACAAACTTGGAGGCAACGTTTTTGATCGCCGTCAGTCGGTCGACGTTTTGACCGTCGATTTTGAAGTCGAGTGCCTGCATACTGCCGCTGCGGTCGACCACCATTTCAATGGCGATTCCCTCGCTGGTGACAATCGTTTTCTCTTTGCCGTATCGAGGTCGGGCAAGGGAAACGATCATCAGCGTTAGCGCGGCCAGCGACATTGCGGTCGGCACCCATGCCAACCGTTGACGCCACGTCGGTCGCTCGTCCCAATCCGCGGCCGCGGAACTGTACGAAATTGTTGACTGATCGCGACGCGACCACCTACGCCATGCGACAAGCGGCACAAGCACCAACAAGATCAGCCACCACGGATGCAGAAACATCAGCGATCACCTCGTCGCTGCGATGGCTTCGCGTTCGGCGATGCTGACGACACGTTGTGAATGAGTTCGCGAAGTTGGTCGATCCAGTGCGGGACCGATTCGTCGTCACCCAGCGGCGCGCCGGCAAACTTTTGTTGGTCGACCAATCGCAGGAAGTTGCTTAGCGTCGCGACCGCGTCGCTGGGCCAATCGTTCTGATTCACCGTTTCGATCAACTCGTGGGTCGCCATCGACGTCGCCGTGGTTGACTCGGCATGTTCGACGAATCGGCGAATGATGCCAGTCAGCTGATTCAGTGCTGCGGGTGAAGACAGTTGTTTCTGGTTCCATTCTTGTTCCACACGATTCAACTGGTCGTTTGCCCATGCTTGGGCCGATACAGTCGGTCGACGTCGTAAGACGAAGTATCCGGCGACTGCGCCGATGGCTATCGCCGTCAATCCGATGGATAGTATCGGCGACGGGGCCGTCGGTGCAACGATTGGGACCAATGGTTTGATTTCGCGAAACACTCTGGGATCAGCATCGTCGCCGATCAACGATGTGATATTCACTTCGAACGGTTGGCTCGTTAGCTGGCGCGGGCCTTCGGTCATCTCGGGCATCTGGTAGCTGACGCGGATCGGCGGGATCGTTAGTGTTCCGCTTCGCAGAGATACGAGCGTGAAGCGGAACACACGGCGGCGACGATCTGCGTTGCCAGCGACGGGAATGGAAGTGCCGGAATCACGATCGGTCACTTCGAAATCGCCCAGCCGATCGTCGGGCGGGTCGCCGTTCTGCACGCCGATCGCTTGCGGAAAAAGGTTCGCATTTTTCGGCGCTTCGACGTCAAGCGTCAACGTGATGGGGGTCGCTACGGGGGCGGAGGGCGGATCCACTGTGACAATCATCCGAACACTGCCATCGACGATCGTTTGCGAATTGCGATTGTTGGCGGGTAGTTGCGCAGCCACGCTGATCGACGACGTTGCCGTCACCCCAGTGAGCGCCGTCATCCCAATGACCAAGGCCAAGATCGCGGGCCTTTGATAACACGCGACTGGCATCACGTGCGAGTTTCCCGTTGATGGAAGAATCGTTGCAGTGGTTCAACGAAGTCTTCGCCGGTGAAAATCCGAATCGGCTCCATTCTCAAGCGACGAAACAGCGTTTCAGTTGCTTCAATTCGAGCGGCCATTCGTTCGGCAAAGCGATCGCGGTGGCGTCGGCTGGAAGTATCGATGGAAATCAATTTTCCGGTTTCGGGGTCGCGCAATCGGACTTGGCCGACGTTCGGCATTTCCGTCTCGCGACGGTCCGCGACCATGATGGGAACGATATCGTGCTTTCGCCGGGTAACTCGGAGTGTTTTTTCGAATCCTCGGTCTTGAAAGTCGCTGATCAGGAAGACGACGCTGCGCCGCGAGGCCGTTCGACCCAAATGGTCGAGAGCGGTTTGGATGTTCGTGCCCTGGCCGATGGGGCTGCAATACAGCAGTTCGCGGATCAACCTCAGCACGTGTCGAGTACCCTTGCGCGGTGGGACCGCCTTTTCGATTTGGTCGGTGAATAGAGTCAATCCAACCTTGTCGTTGTTCTTGATCGCACTGTACGCCAAGGTGGCGCCCAGTTCGGTAACGAGTTGGCGTTTGGTTTGATGCTGGGTACCAAAATCTTGCGATGCACTCAGGTCGACCAACATCATCACCGACATTTCGCGTTCTTCGCGGAATAGCTTGACGAACGGTTCGCCCGCCCGCGCGGTGACATTCCAGTCGATCGCGCGGATGTCGTCACCGACTTGGTAGGGACGCACTTCTTCGAACTCGATGCCGCGTCCTTTGAACGCCGAATGCCAACCACCGGCGAGCAAATCATCGACGACATGCGACGTGTTGATTTGGATGCGACGAATGTTCTGCATCACTTCGCGAGGAATCATGGCGGGGGGAAGTAGGTGGCAGGAATCAGGTGACAGGTGACAGGTGACAGGTGACAGGTGACAGGTGACAGGTGACAGGCATTTTACATCAGGCGTTTGCCACGTTTCCTGTGACCTGATTCCTGCCACCTACTCTCACGGGACGGGGACGGTTTGCAGTATCAGTGCGACGATGTCTTCGGCGGTTTTTTCTTCTGCTTCGGCTTCATACGTGATGATGACGCGGTGCCGCAGCACATCCATTGCGATGGCCTTGACGTCTTCGGGCGTTGCGTAAGCGCGGCCTTGCAGGAACGCGTTCGCCTTTGCTGCTAGGGTCAAGTTGATCGTGGCTCGCGGCGAAGCACCATACTGAATCAAATCGTCGAGATCCAAGCCATAGGCTGCCGGTTTGCGCGTCGCCATGACAAGGTCGACGATATATTCCTCGACCGGGCTGCTGACGTGAATGCGATCGACCAGCGATCGAGCCGTCATGATCTCGGCGGGTGTCGTCACCGATTCGACCTCGATGGTGGCTTTCGTTTTGGACATCCGCCGCAAGATTTGTAGCTCTTCGTCACGATTGGGGTAATCAACGACGACCTTCATGATGAAGCGATCCATTTGAGCTTCCGGAAGTGGATACGTTCCCTCCTGCTCAACCGGATTTTGCGTCGCCATCACCATGAACGGCTCTTCCAAGAAGAACGTTTCGCCGCCGATCGTCACCTGTCGCTCTTGCATCGCTTCCAGCAACGCGCTTTGCACCTTCGCCGGCGCTCGGTTGATCTCGTCGGCGAGAATCAGATTCGAAAAGATGGGACCTTTCTGAACCACAAACTCTTGAGTTTGTGGTCGATAGACTTGGGTTCCGATCAAGTCCGCCGGCAACAGATCTGGTGTGAATTGCAGTCGTTGAAATCCGGTGCTGATCCCTTTGGACAAGCACGCGACGGCGGTTGTCTTGGCGAGACCGGGAACGCCTTCGATCAACAGGTGGCCGCCGGAAAGCAGCGCGATGATCATTCGGCCGATCAGGCCCTCTTGTCCGACGATCGTTTTGCCGACTTCGTTGGCGAGTGTTCGAAAGGGACGACTATGGATGTCGATTTCGGCGGTCAACTGTCCGAGGTTCTCGTGGCCCGAGTCGGCGTTGACGTGGGGGTGGGAGGCGTCTGGCATAGAGTTCGAACGTGAAACAAACGGATCAGAGTGAAAGACAGTGCATTCGTTGCACTTACTGTAACGCGCCCTCGATGACATTTTTAGGCGGGGGGATCTTCAGGTGAATCATTCGCTCGGCCGAGTCGATCGACGAGACATCGGCCCATGTGATGGCATCGGCAACCCGATGAAGGCTACCCGAATCGAACAAACAGACTAGGCCCGTGTTGCCGAATCCGAACTGCATCGAACGGCGGATACCGAGCGTTTCTCGCAGCGATTGAATCAGCTTGTCGCCTTCCGGGCCATCGACGCGGTTTTCGATTCGCAAGAGCACGGTCTCGTCGGCCGAATGCTTGTTGCGAATGTTC
This is a stretch of genomic DNA from Rubripirellula tenax. It encodes these proteins:
- the rpsU gene encoding 30S ribosomal protein S21, with the translated sequence MVKLVVRDRETIQEAVRRFRKLVERSGIKKEMRRREYYEKPSETNRRARLRAERRARRTRLLSR
- a CDS encoding VWA domain-containing protein, whose protein sequence is MSLSELQIGSPLRMHLLWVVLAVALIWLLSMASARRAATKFVTSEMRQRVLGRTNQIRNAASLALAITSLALLVAALLDVRWGQVSRPVPQSGIEVMFVLDVSRSMLAEDVTPSRLDRAKQMIKDTIDEMAGDRVGLVLFAGEVKQQIPMTSHYDDFKSRLDEVGPDNLVRGGSRLGDAITVAAVGYLTQTNEHKAMVLVTDGEDMESKPVEAAKRAKEEKGITIFTIGLGDLDAGARIPVKTRTGRSTFVQHDGETVLSKLNGDILARVATETGGAYIPAGTKQVNMADVYHGYIATVEQQEFETTKVDGYEARFVWFLAPAIALLVAQITIAKD
- a CDS encoding VWA domain-containing protein — protein: MFLHPWWLILLVLVPLVAWRRWSRRDQSTISYSSAAADWDERPTWRQRLAWVPTAMSLAALTLMIVSLARPRYGKEKTIVTSEGIAIEMVVDRSGSMQALDFKIDGQNVDRLTAIKNVASKFVLGNESETDKPSGRASDLVGLVTFAGYADAITPPTLDHAFLIAQLDNTRIVTDSDEDGTAIGDAISLAVDKLASLDNGETKSKQSKVIILLTDGENTAGEIEPQAAAELAKAMKVKIYTIGVGTKGQAPFPVRRTRSGQILVDYVNVTIDEETLTKIADETGGKYFRATDTDSLETIYDEIDQLEKTKIETQSFADYREMAVQTVRIDGTAIPPLLSIAFALITMAMALRRTVFRVFS
- a CDS encoding BatD family protein, giving the protein MALVIGMTALTGVTATSSISVAAQLPANNRNSQTIVDGSVRMIVTVDPPSAPVATPITLTLDVEAPKNANLFPQAIGVQNGDPPDDRLGDFEVTDRDSGTSIPVAGNADRRRRVFRFTLVSLRSGTLTIPPIRVSYQMPEMTEGPRQLTSQPFEVNITSLIGDDADPRVFREIKPLVPIVAPTAPSPILSIGLTAIAIGAVAGYFVLRRRPTVSAQAWANDQLNRVEQEWNQKQLSSPAALNQLTGIIRRFVEHAESTTATSMATHELIETVNQNDWPSDAVATLSNFLRLVDQQKFAGAPLGDDESVPHWIDQLRELIHNVSSASPNAKPSQRRGDR
- a CDS encoding DUF58 domain-containing protein; the encoded protein is MIPREVMQNIRRIQINTSHVVDDLLAGGWHSAFKGRGIEFEEVRPYQVGDDIRAIDWNVTARAGEPFVKLFREEREMSVMMLVDLSASQDFGTQHQTKRQLVTELGATLAYSAIKNNDKVGLTLFTDQIEKAVPPRKGTRHVLRLIRELLYCSPIGQGTNIQTALDHLGRTASRRSVVFLISDFQDRGFEKTLRVTRRKHDIVPIMVADRRETEMPNVGQVRLRDPETGKLISIDTSSRRHRDRFAERMAARIEATETLFRRLRMEPIRIFTGEDFVEPLQRFFHQRETRT
- a CDS encoding AAA family ATPase → MPDASHPHVNADSGHENLGQLTAEIDIHSRPFRTLANEVGKTIVGQEGLIGRMIIALLSGGHLLIEGVPGLAKTTAVACLSKGISTGFQRLQFTPDLLPADLIGTQVYRPQTQEFVVQKGPIFSNLILADEINRAPAKVQSALLEAMQERQVTIGGETFFLEEPFMVMATQNPVEQEGTYPLPEAQMDRFIMKVVVDYPNRDEELQILRRMSKTKATIEVESVTTPAEIMTARSLVDRIHVSSPVEEYIVDLVMATRKPAAYGLDLDDLIQYGASPRATINLTLAAKANAFLQGRAYATPEDVKAIAMDVLRHRVIITYEAEAEEKTAEDIVALILQTVPVP